The Methanoregula boonei 6A8 genome has a window encoding:
- a CDS encoding acetate uptake transporter has product MQTETTQTATAVKNLDMTANPAPLGLLGFGMTTVLLNLHNAGFFALGSMILAMGIFYGGLAQVIAGIEEWKKNNTFGATAFTSYGFFWLTLVALLVLPKLGLAAAPDGASMAAYLAMWGIFTLVMFVGSLKANRALQLVFGTLTVLFFLLAIGEATGSSTITVVAGYEGILCGFLAIYAGLAQVLNEMYKKTVAPL; this is encoded by the coding sequence ATGCAGACGGAAACGACACAAACGGCAACAGCCGTGAAAAACCTGGATATGACCGCGAACCCGGCGCCCCTCGGCCTACTGGGCTTTGGTATGACCACGGTGCTTTTAAACCTGCACAATGCAGGTTTCTTCGCACTCGGCTCCATGATCCTCGCGATGGGGATCTTCTATGGCGGCCTCGCGCAGGTGATCGCGGGTATCGAAGAGTGGAAGAAGAACAACACGTTTGGGGCAACTGCGTTCACCTCATACGGGTTCTTCTGGCTGACGCTCGTTGCCCTGCTTGTGCTCCCGAAACTGGGGCTGGCCGCAGCACCTGATGGAGCCTCAATGGCTGCCTACCTCGCCATGTGGGGGATCTTCACGCTGGTCATGTTCGTGGGGAGCCTAAAGGCAAACCGGGCGCTCCAGCTGGTCTTTGGAACCCTGACAGTCCTGTTCTTCCTGCTTGCCATAGGAGAGGCTACAGGGAGCAGCACAATCACGGTGGTCGCGGGGTACGAGGGGATCCTCTGTGGGTTCCTTGCGATCTACGCGGGCCTCGCACAGGTCTTAAACGAGATGTACAAAAAGACCGTCGCGCCACTGTAA